A region from the bacterium genome encodes:
- a CDS encoding peptidase C1 — protein MKLFNIIVLTAWLTFCLGNYPLYAEQTAKDKIKFQEDKDVFLNKMKKDVGIEIVQEKKLVPKLDVTGYEYPKSADEFVKCWHTPRISQGMTGSCWCFSATSFFESEIYRLSKREIKLSEMYTIYWEYVEKADRFIETRGESLFSKGSQPNAVIRIWKKYGVVPASAFPGKRKNQKHYDHTKLFTEMESYLESVKAQNAWNKPAILATIKSILNHYIGIPPKQVIVDGVKMTPLEYLQNIVRLNLDDYQDVLSLKQEPYGKKVEYAVPDNWWHSNEYLNVPLDEFMQIIKVATRNGYSVCIVGDISESGYIPQRNIALVPSYDIPSEYIDENARQVRFSSRRTTDDHAVHLVGYLEQEGKDWYLIKDSGSSARNGKPHNRGYFFYHEDYVKLKMMNMLVHKDILNKSKIQSSYFK, from the coding sequence ATGAAACTGTTTAATATAATCGTTTTAACAGCGTGGTTAACTTTTTGTTTAGGAAATTATCCACTATATGCAGAGCAAACAGCAAAAGATAAAATCAAGTTTCAAGAGGATAAAGATGTGTTTTTGAATAAGATGAAAAAAGATGTAGGGATAGAGATTGTTCAAGAGAAAAAGCTGGTGCCGAAACTCGATGTTACCGGGTATGAATATCCGAAATCAGCGGATGAATTTGTTAAATGCTGGCATACGCCTCGGATATCGCAAGGGATGACCGGGAGTTGCTGGTGTTTTTCAGCCACGTCATTTTTCGAATCGGAAATATACCGGCTCTCGAAACGGGAGATTAAACTTTCGGAAATGTATACGATTTATTGGGAGTATGTCGAAAAAGCTGACCGGTTCATCGAGACCCGAGGAGAATCCCTGTTTAGTAAAGGGTCGCAACCGAACGCGGTTATCCGCATCTGGAAAAAGTATGGGGTCGTTCCCGCATCAGCATTTCCTGGTAAACGGAAAAATCAGAAACATTATGACCATACCAAACTGTTCACCGAAATGGAGAGTTATCTCGAATCAGTTAAAGCACAGAATGCTTGGAACAAACCGGCAATCCTAGCGACAATTAAATCTATCCTGAACCATTATATCGGGATTCCACCGAAACAAGTTATAGTTGATGGAGTGAAAATGACGCCACTAGAGTATCTCCAGAACATCGTTCGATTAAACCTTGATGACTATCAAGACGTCTTATCTTTAAAACAGGAGCCGTATGGGAAAAAAGTAGAATATGCGGTACCGGATAACTGGTGGCATAGTAATGAGTATCTTAATGTTCCACTGGATGAATTTATGCAAATAATAAAAGTTGCAACTCGGAACGGATACAGTGTTTGTATCGTTGGAGACATCTCCGAATCGGGATACATCCCGCAAAGGAATATTGCGCTTGTTCCAAGCTATGATATTCCATCAGAATATATTGATGAAAATGCGCGGCAAGTGCGGTTCAGTTCTCGCAGAACTACTGATGACCATGCAGTGCATCTGGTCGGGTATTTGGAGCAAGAAGGTAAGGATTGGTATTTAATTAAAGATTCAGGGAGTAGCGCTCGGAATGGGAAACCACACAATCGAGGATATTTTTTCTACCATGAGGATTATGTAAAACTAAAAATGATGAATATGTTGGTGCATAAGGATATACTCAATAAATCCAAAATCCAAAGTTCATATTTTAAATAA
- a CDS encoding CehA/McbA family metallohydrolase, whose product MKSSLITFLCILLMITIVVAQEVILGQPIPFGTKINAEYPAIAIDSKDTIWLAWSEFTGNSDMVYLSTSDGKTVGEPILVGFGYQPLIVCDKKDGLWLVWQSKRDAYWQIYARYYDGAKLNNEIAITNGKSDAMHPSIALDNSDNLCIAYMGNETLPDEASAKSGGKHQIYFTKLVNGKFTSVQNITNNTLDNFRPSLAIDYHGTIWIAYDSYLGNGNYDIFLVAGKNGVWNKPIQVTTHPGIDAYPSLALHGNSTPWIAWHSNRSINSKSKILANEDLAKLDKNPRISDFDIRDSDLPPGIDIPKWVYVRGYDSKTKQCIEPIGEMPGKDLNKVNEDQGFEFPTLFFENTHRFWIFGRPSHDWIAQYYNGNQWSDPIRLSNGSWGGRGQFIRVAKDSQQNLWMVYRDIAGNFLRKIAINPKPEADGGLVTTPFQVENKLQSIIRYQKPAISHDTIGIYTVYYGDIHSHSWLSDGVGSIEESFTRARDVYQLDFYALTDHEEFVQNRISAAEWEEYKHWTKYYNQPGEFVTIPAYEWTQARVPLGDGHINVYFPNENYTIYPKREPATKTASGLFSTLEPIKALGFAHHIGWTGINWLAHNPNVQTCIEIISNHGAFEYMGNEPIKHRGGISGCFIQNGLAKGLKFGIIGGSDGHGLLWQHGVGYKRDPWRAGWTGVLAKSLTREEILDAFRNRRTFATTGEKILVDFRADGHYLGEEYSTTTAPEFSVYVKGTNLLHYVYLIRNNEVIYTNGGDSDEARFKFIDTEIPQGTNWYYLRVIQRDGNMAWSSPIWITYQ is encoded by the coding sequence ATGAAATCCAGCCTCATAACGTTTCTCTGTATTCTTTTAATGATAACCATAGTTGTTGCGCAAGAGGTTATTCTCGGTCAACCGATTCCATTTGGTACAAAAATCAATGCGGAATACCCGGCAATCGCTATAGATAGCAAAGATACAATCTGGCTAGCGTGGTCAGAGTTCACTGGAAATAGCGATATGGTATATTTAAGTACATCGGATGGGAAAACGGTTGGTGAACCAATCCTAGTCGGTTTCGGATATCAGCCGTTGATCGTTTGTGATAAGAAAGATGGACTTTGGCTCGTTTGGCAATCGAAACGAGACGCGTATTGGCAGATTTACGCTCGATACTATGATGGCGCCAAGTTGAATAATGAAATCGCTATAACCAATGGAAAAAGTGATGCGATGCATCCTTCGATAGCGCTCGATAACTCCGACAACCTCTGTATCGCATATATGGGAAATGAAACTTTACCTGACGAAGCTTCAGCGAAGTCAGGCGGAAAACATCAGATTTATTTTACTAAACTCGTCAACGGAAAATTTACCTCGGTACAAAATATTACCAATAATACTCTCGATAATTTCCGCCCTTCCTTAGCAATAGATTATCATGGAACTATCTGGATTGCTTATGATAGCTATCTTGGTAACGGGAACTATGATATTTTCCTAGTCGCTGGTAAAAATGGAGTATGGAATAAACCAATTCAGGTTACAACTCACCCTGGAATTGACGCTTATCCATCACTCGCTCTACACGGTAACTCTACCCCCTGGATTGCCTGGCATAGCAACAGAAGTATAAATTCAAAATCTAAAATTTTAGCTAACGAAGATTTAGCGAAGTTGGATAAAAATCCCAGGATTTCGGATTTCGATATTCGAGATTCGGATTTGCCTCCAGGCATAGACATACCCAAATGGGTCTATGTCCGTGGATATGACTCGAAAACCAAACAATGCATCGAACCGATAGGTGAAATGCCAGGGAAAGATTTAAATAAAGTTAACGAAGACCAAGGATTCGAGTTTCCAACCTTATTTTTTGAAAATACACATCGGTTCTGGATTTTCGGTCGTCCGTCTCACGATTGGATAGCGCAATATTACAATGGAAATCAGTGGTCAGACCCGATTCGGTTATCCAACGGAAGTTGGGGCGGACGGGGGCAGTTCATTCGTGTTGCCAAAGATTCACAGCAAAATCTCTGGATGGTTTACCGCGATATCGCTGGTAATTTTCTTCGGAAAATTGCTATCAACCCGAAACCTGAAGCTGACGGAGGTTTGGTTACTACTCCATTTCAGGTTGAAAATAAACTACAATCCATAATCCGCTATCAGAAACCCGCAATTTCCCATGATACGATTGGGATATATACCGTCTATTATGGCGATATTCATTCGCATAGTTGGCTTTCTGACGGTGTCGGCTCGATAGAAGAATCGTTCACGCGCGCCCGCGACGTTTATCAGTTAGATTTCTATGCATTAACCGACCATGAAGAGTTCGTGCAGAATCGGATATCGGCAGCAGAATGGGAAGAATATAAACATTGGACGAAATATTATAACCAGCCAGGTGAATTTGTTACCATCCCGGCGTATGAATGGACACAAGCACGAGTTCCGCTTGGCGACGGACATATCAACGTTTATTTCCCTAATGAGAATTATACGATATATCCAAAACGGGAACCAGCTACTAAAACTGCTTCGGGACTATTTTCTACGTTAGAACCAATCAAAGCACTTGGGTTTGCGCATCATATCGGCTGGACCGGTATCAATTGGTTAGCGCATAATCCGAACGTTCAGACCTGCATTGAGATAATCTCAAATCATGGCGCGTTTGAATATATGGGCAACGAGCCGATTAAACATCGGGGCGGTATCTCCGGCTGTTTCATTCAAAATGGTTTAGCGAAAGGATTAAAATTTGGAATTATCGGCGGGAGCGATGGACATGGTTTGCTCTGGCAGCATGGGGTCGGATATAAACGCGACCCGTGGCGAGCGGGGTGGACTGGCGTGTTAGCGAAATCGTTGACTCGAGAAGAAATTCTGGACGCGTTTCGTAACCGCAGAACGTTCGCTACCACTGGCGAAAAAATCCTGGTCGATTTTCGCGCTGATGGACATTATCTCGGTGAAGAATATAGTACTACCACTGCACCAGAGTTTTCGGTATATGTTAAAGGAACGAATCTTTTGCATTATGTGTATTTGATTCGAAATAACGAAGTGATTTATACTAATGGCGGGGATAGCGACGAAGCCCGATTTAAATTTATTGATACCGAGATTCCACAAGGAACGAATTGGTATTATCTTCGGGTCATCCAGCGGGATGGGAATATGGCGTGGTCAAGCCCAATCTGGATAACTTACCAGTAG
- a CDS encoding methyltransferase domain-containing protein encodes MNIDFHTLVPQDVESKKRLASFTEQVNQEGGTYHRLNFGSGIVIQGIFDLTKYLHFYNLPENLTGKTVLDIGTASGFFALESARRGAQVTAIDIYCFLPKIVPYLAIPINYQEKSIYELEQGFGQFDLVICGSLLMHLPEPFEAIRRIRRVCRDRAIISTQCFEQDTAESRPICEFIGQKASDENYYTYWKISAAALRHMMLVAGFTRVENEKHFPLVGKTNNSSIVIPHVVMTGYV; translated from the coding sequence ATGAATATCGATTTCCATACCTTAGTTCCGCAAGATGTTGAAAGCAAAAAGCGGTTAGCTTCCTTTACCGAGCAAGTTAATCAAGAAGGGGGAACCTACCATCGGCTTAATTTCGGCAGTGGTATCGTTATTCAAGGGATATTCGATTTAACGAAATATCTCCATTTCTATAATCTTCCTGAAAACCTGACCGGAAAAACGGTTCTCGATATTGGCACTGCATCAGGATTTTTTGCGTTAGAAAGTGCGCGTCGTGGCGCACAGGTTACCGCAATTGATATCTACTGCTTTCTACCCAAAATTGTTCCCTATCTTGCTATCCCAATCAATTATCAGGAGAAAAGCATCTATGAACTTGAACAAGGGTTCGGTCAGTTTGATTTAGTGATTTGCGGGTCGCTCCTGATGCATTTGCCGGAACCGTTTGAAGCGATTCGACGGATTCGGCGCGTATGTCGAGACCGGGCAATTATTTCAACGCAATGTTTCGAACAAGATACCGCTGAATCTCGACCGATTTGCGAGTTCATCGGGCAGAAAGCATCGGATGAAAATTATTATACATACTGGAAGATTAGCGCTGCAGCGTTACGACATATGATGCTCGTCGCCGGTTTCACTCGAGTAGAAAACGAAAAACATTTTCCGCTCGTCGGTAAAACCAATAATTCATCTATAGTCATCCCGCATGTGGTTATGACCGGGTATGTCTAA
- a CDS encoding M6 family metalloprotease domain-containing protein — translation MNSKIKTLLTILLFILIISISFQSGYAVPVPAIVEEYLQPDGTKFSARAFGDEWYSWFETADGYTILLDEKDGWWKFAMQDAQGFLKPGPFRVGIDDPTKLGLLKKIQPTKEVIQSIRQQKYLGKGIPSIKEIEPTTFPEHLIEPEPGRPPVQEVTPKGNVKNLVILCRFSDHDTTKYFPAIMYDSVFNTVGYNYDGAVGSVRDYYVENSYGQLTILSTIAGNTWVNLPKTEAYYGTDGASRDTAVKEMIIHALDSVDSYVDFSQFDTDGDGYVDCITFIHSGYGQEYAAASTTWIWSKKWSLDSPYITAEGVRVSHFHTEPALRGISGKSIGRIGVICHEMGHFFGLPDLYDTDGSTGGQGEGAGVWCLMASGSWGYDGGSEPQRPTHFSAWSKTQLGWLNPTILHSKSGQSLIRVETDKSIGKIIEGFPTSQYYLVENRQRYGFDSNLLGGTNGGGLCVWHVDESQRNNNTRYNYKVGLIEADGNWSLHLASSRGQNGDPYPGSSNNTTLSPYSTPSTYSNPIGAGTTSYITFSNIPVSQMTMQFNLATLVPTLNNPSDNTTGSYTVSWSTSVNATQYMLAEGRATTVYSYSDGAEDETQSRDDWTKLGEFKRTNQNASAGSYSYVARWCDDPASSGGWTLWNSDYQFLSLNQPFLVTATTQVTFKTRYYLYSSTVPWQRAYFQIRRATEDTWNTISTFRGDVTSSWASVTISSSLFSGFSGSTCYVRFAAINLAGPVYSYYTTTPNWPWNGFAFDEFAINNAVFATFSWSTVDNAIPSSSTSTTFTGKAVGTYAYKVAGYANSAWQNWSNIEDVTVSFSTITAVGGGPIGLSSEWEATGFNNGRRLVRDSNGYFHAFWHTQWPITATSGANCQIFYSYTTVTAIEPPAMAAQGKWATPINLTSGLGFYDNRYPSVAIAYDTATGAWQTTNVLHIVWQAITASPYFGGRYEVYYGKITVNRPPTAPAPWVLAQVMNLSNTTTDSLVPAIAINRHTGVANQHIHVVWQEEDYNNGGVLAPPAEDTWFSDILYRRSTTSGTTWTAKINLSNSAMNSQMPSIACILEQYSGASPGIATRSDYGYNSDDVHVSYNEDFGPGMIHVYYLRSLNDGVTWNPKIDVSASIGASTADAYSNIAVDMCDNPHITFMRYNITQMEPLRTGAPALQYLPGINPLSSNSFPGPDIGMYGSKPNVIVYAYSTTTGTNWYWLDFLSSNDREFPTVGLDRWQHVNVNWQEYQSASLIPDYEIMRVTRLNTYIPSYPLLQPKYAGTWSTVTSDSYDPHNDDLFPNFADRKVAQYLSLTEPSLAGYDEVWTKLTGRGEMAATSAPKFIYQDGNMSYDILVPVELSRFDAQ, via the coding sequence ATGAATAGTAAAATTAAAACACTGCTCACTATATTATTATTTATTTTGATAATAAGTATCAGTTTTCAGAGCGGATATGCAGTTCCAGTACCAGCAATTGTAGAAGAATATTTACAACCGGATGGCACAAAATTTTCGGCACGCGCATTCGGAGACGAATGGTATTCTTGGTTTGAAACCGCAGATGGATATACGATTCTGCTTGATGAAAAAGATGGCTGGTGGAAATTCGCAATGCAGGATGCGCAAGGGTTCTTAAAACCCGGTCCATTTCGGGTTGGAATTGACGACCCGACAAAACTTGGTCTATTGAAAAAAATCCAACCGACAAAAGAAGTTATCCAATCAATTCGCCAGCAGAAGTATTTGGGAAAAGGTATCCCGAGTATAAAAGAGATTGAACCAACTACGTTTCCGGAACATCTTATTGAACCCGAACCCGGTCGACCTCCGGTACAAGAAGTTACCCCAAAAGGAAACGTTAAAAATCTGGTTATCCTCTGCCGATTTTCTGACCATGATACTACGAAATATTTTCCGGCGATAATGTATGATTCGGTGTTTAATACCGTCGGATATAATTACGATGGTGCGGTCGGTTCGGTTCGAGATTACTATGTCGAAAATTCGTATGGGCAATTAACCATATTAAGCACGATTGCCGGAAATACCTGGGTAAACTTACCGAAAACCGAAGCTTACTATGGTACTGATGGCGCTTCCCGAGATACTGCAGTGAAAGAAATGATAATTCATGCGCTTGATTCAGTTGATTCTTATGTGGACTTTTCCCAATTTGATACTGATGGTGATGGATATGTCGATTGTATAACCTTCATCCATTCCGGCTATGGACAAGAATACGCTGCAGCTTCCACCACTTGGATTTGGTCGAAGAAATGGTCGCTCGATAGTCCGTATATAACTGCTGAAGGTGTTCGGGTTAGTCATTTCCATACCGAACCAGCGTTACGGGGTATTTCTGGGAAATCTATTGGCCGGATTGGAGTTATTTGTCACGAGATGGGTCATTTTTTCGGACTCCCTGACCTCTATGATACTGATGGGAGTACTGGCGGGCAAGGCGAAGGTGCAGGTGTCTGGTGTTTAATGGCGAGTGGTTCTTGGGGATATGACGGCGGAAGCGAACCACAACGACCGACCCATTTTTCCGCATGGTCGAAAACGCAACTCGGTTGGCTAAATCCAACTATATTGCATAGTAAATCCGGTCAATCGTTAATACGCGTTGAAACAGATAAATCTATTGGGAAAATTATTGAAGGATTCCCGACATCGCAATATTATTTGGTTGAAAATCGGCAACGATATGGTTTTGATTCAAACCTACTCGGTGGAACTAATGGCGGTGGGCTTTGTGTCTGGCATGTTGACGAATCGCAACGAAATAATAACACGCGCTATAATTACAAAGTTGGGCTTATTGAAGCGGATGGAAACTGGTCGCTTCATTTAGCAAGCAGTCGTGGTCAAAATGGTGACCCATATCCTGGTAGTTCAAATAATACTACGTTAAGTCCCTATAGTACACCAAGCACTTATTCTAATCCTATCGGCGCAGGAACGACAAGTTATATTACTTTTTCCAATATCCCTGTTTCGCAAATGACTATGCAGTTTAATCTCGCAACGCTGGTTCCGACCCTTAATAATCCTTCTGATAATACTACCGGTTCTTATACTGTTAGCTGGAGCACTTCCGTCAACGCGACCCAATATATGTTGGCGGAAGGGAGAGCTACTACGGTATATTCTTATTCCGACGGAGCAGAAGATGAGACTCAATCCCGTGATGATTGGACGAAACTCGGCGAATTCAAACGAACGAACCAAAATGCTAGCGCTGGGTCGTATTCGTATGTAGCCCGATGGTGCGATGACCCGGCATCTAGCGGTGGATGGACGCTATGGAACTCCGACTATCAATTTTTATCGCTAAACCAGCCATTTTTAGTGACTGCAACAACTCAGGTTACGTTTAAAACTCGATACTATCTCTATAGTTCAACGGTTCCTTGGCAACGAGCGTATTTTCAGATTCGGCGTGCTACTGAAGATACATGGAATACTATCAGTACATTCCGTGGTGATGTGACTTCAAGCTGGGCATCAGTAACCATCAGTTCTTCGTTATTTTCAGGATTTTCTGGTTCAACCTGCTATGTACGTTTTGCCGCGATAAATCTTGCTGGTCCGGTTTATTCTTACTACACAACTACTCCAAACTGGCCTTGGAATGGATTTGCGTTTGATGAATTTGCTATTAACAACGCTGTATTCGCGACGTTCAGTTGGAGTACCGTAGATAATGCGATACCTTCTTCATCAACATCAACCACGTTCACTGGGAAAGCTGTAGGAACCTATGCATATAAAGTTGCTGGATATGCGAATTCTGCGTGGCAGAACTGGAGTAATATTGAAGATGTAACCGTTAGTTTCTCGACAATCACTGCGGTTGGTGGTGGACCAATCGGTTTATCCAGTGAATGGGAAGCGACGGGATTTAATAACGGTCGTCGGCTCGTTCGTGATTCGAACGGATACTTTCATGCGTTCTGGCATACGCAATGGCCGATTACCGCAACGAGCGGCGCAAATTGTCAGATATTCTATTCCTACACCACGGTAACTGCGATAGAACCGCCAGCGATGGCCGCACAAGGAAAATGGGCGACTCCGATAAATCTAACGTCTGGTCTCGGGTTCTATGATAACCGATATCCATCAGTCGCAATCGCGTATGATACCGCTACTGGTGCTTGGCAGACAACGAATGTACTCCATATAGTTTGGCAAGCGATCACCGCGAGTCCATATTTCGGCGGACGATATGAAGTGTATTACGGAAAAATTACGGTTAATCGACCACCAACGGCTCCAGCGCCTTGGGTTCTAGCGCAAGTAATGAACCTATCGAATACAACGACGGATTCACTGGTTCCAGCAATAGCAATTAATCGCCATACTGGGGTCGCAAATCAGCATATTCATGTCGTCTGGCAGGAAGAAGATTATAATAATGGCGGGGTACTAGCACCACCGGCAGAAGATACTTGGTTCAGCGATATTCTCTATCGGCGGAGTACAACCAGCGGAACTACCTGGACTGCGAAGATAAACCTTTCAAATTCAGCGATGAACTCACAAATGCCGTCTATCGCCTGTATTCTTGAACAGTATTCCGGCGCGTCGCCAGGAATCGCTACTCGAAGTGATTATGGATATAATTCTGACGATGTCCATGTTTCGTATAATGAAGATTTTGGACCAGGAATGATCCATGTGTATTATTTACGGAGCCTGAACGATGGGGTAACCTGGAATCCGAAAATTGATGTTAGCGCTTCGATAGGTGCAAGTACCGCGGATGCGTATTCAAATATCGCAGTGGATATGTGCGATAATCCGCATATTACCTTTATGCGATATAACATCACCCAAATGGAACCGCTACGAACTGGCGCGCCAGCATTGCAATATCTTCCGGGAATTAATCCGTTATCGTCCAATTCATTCCCCGGACCGGATATCGGCATGTATGGCTCGAAACCGAACGTTATTGTCTATGCATATTCAACCACAACAGGCACGAACTGGTATTGGCTCGATTTCCTGAGTAGTAACGACCGCGAGTTCCCAACCGTCGGACTTGACCGATGGCAGCATGTGAATGTTAACTGGCAGGAATATCAATCTGCATCGCTGATTCCGGATTATGAAATTATGCGAGTTACTAGATTAAATACATATATCCCATCGTATCCACTTCTTCAACCGAAATATGCGGGAACATGGTCAACGGTAACCAGCGATAGTTATGACCCACATAATGATGATTTATTCCCGAATTTCGCTGACCGGAAAGTAGCGCAGTATCTTAGTCTAACGGAACCCTCACTTGCGGGATATGATGAAGTCTGGACAAAACTAACTGGACGCGGGGAAATGGCAGCAACGTCAGCTCCGAAATTTATCTATCAGGATGGAAATATGAGTTATGATATCCTCGTGCCGGTTGAATTATCTCGGTTCGATGCGCAATAA
- a CDS encoding TIM barrel protein — MKSKLLFGPAGTPHSSKSTSSVDGVKRVAELGLGCMELEFVQGVRMSAETAKQVNAIMQETGIRLSVHAPYYINLTSKEIEKQQASIKRILDSARIGWLCGADSVVFHAAFYQDTDPKEVYQVVKSHLQNIVNILKKEHNQTWIRPETTGKGSQFGTVEEIIQLSLEVEQVLPCIDFSHLHARSNGKMNSYREFASVLELLDKKLGNKGLHHMHIHISGIEYGEKGEREHLNLKDSDFKYTELLKALRDFDVSGYVICESPNLEEDALLLQKTYEKL; from the coding sequence ATGAAATCGAAACTATTATTCGGTCCGGCGGGGACACCGCATAGTTCAAAATCAACTTCTAGTGTCGATGGGGTAAAACGAGTTGCAGAACTTGGACTCGGTTGTATGGAACTCGAATTTGTCCAAGGGGTTCGCATGAGCGCAGAGACCGCAAAACAGGTTAATGCAATCATGCAGGAAACTGGGATTCGGTTAAGTGTCCACGCGCCGTATTATATCAATCTAACTTCAAAAGAAATCGAGAAGCAGCAAGCGAGTATAAAACGAATCTTGGATTCAGCGCGAATCGGTTGGCTCTGTGGCGCGGATAGTGTCGTGTTCCATGCTGCGTTTTATCAGGATACTGACCCGAAAGAAGTATATCAAGTAGTGAAATCGCATCTGCAGAACATTGTTAATATTCTAAAGAAAGAGCATAATCAAACCTGGATACGACCGGAGACGACAGGGAAAGGCAGTCAGTTCGGAACGGTTGAAGAGATTATTCAGTTAAGTCTTGAGGTTGAGCAGGTATTACCTTGCATAGATTTTTCGCATCTCCATGCGCGAAGTAATGGCAAAATGAATTCGTATAGAGAATTTGCTAGTGTTTTAGAATTATTGGATAAAAAACTTGGTAACAAAGGGTTACATCATATGCATATCCATATTTCTGGTATTGAATACGGAGAAAAAGGTGAACGGGAGCATTTAAACCTTAAAGATTCAGATTTTAAATATACCGAGTTGCTGAAAGCGTTGCGTGATTTCGATGTCTCCGGCTATGTTATCTGCGAAAGCCCAAATCTAGAAGAAGATGCGTTGCTACTCCAGAAGACATATGAAAAGCTGTAA
- a CDS encoding M28 family peptidase: MNSIPPRHQDTKIALRNKRVFLLCWMLSWYLSALVVYGFSQPPKDAQLAIVYFDTDAQLEQADQKGIYLLHYLTNLPAFENGLKQDNRFIAFISEDEKEWLEKNQYRVRILDEQPHLQYQYYLVQSYIPSGQELTHSLWERRAVDLARLSRFGLVHEYVYGTYLLHGHKVDVAKLKELGFELMLLDGRAYLPWIIPPERKLLTTSEQHLIQSLVNQVSWSNLSSHILFLQDNEKLPGWDALGSRYAANTTQWFPKTYYILTTFQSYGLTAYYDYFTFSGYTDFRNVVAIQNGQDSSGYYLICAHCDSYSNVAGSGGPAPGADDNASGTAAILEIARILSSVNTKYPIRYIAFGAEEQGMVGSNSYASTAYYAGDSIFGVINLDMVGFNASDSTEVYCIGSTSSGDYQLVESMAKNNTTYHIGIDTVIKMYDFTIWQSDHSPFWKKGYPAMLAIEHFWPTNPYYHKTSDTLATLNIPLLTKITQLSLATLAEFAQILPTPTLIEPTFWQLYP; this comes from the coding sequence ATGAATAGTATACCACCAAGACACCAAGACACTAAAATAGCGTTACGTAATAAAAGAGTTTTTTTATTATGCTGGATGCTATCTTGGTACCTTAGCGCCTTGGTGGTATATGGTTTTTCGCAGCCGCCGAAAGATGCGCAGCTTGCTATCGTTTATTTCGATACCGATGCGCAACTCGAACAAGCTGACCAAAAAGGTATCTACCTTCTTCATTATCTGACCAATCTCCCAGCATTCGAAAATGGATTGAAACAGGATAATCGGTTTATCGCGTTTATATCAGAGGACGAGAAGGAATGGCTAGAAAAAAATCAATACCGTGTTCGAATTCTTGATGAACAACCGCATTTACAATACCAATATTATTTAGTTCAATCTTATATCCCCTCTGGGCAGGAGCTAACCCATAGTTTATGGGAACGACGTGCTGTTGATTTAGCGCGATTATCTCGATTCGGGTTAGTGCATGAATATGTTTATGGCACCTATCTGCTTCACGGGCATAAGGTTGATGTAGCGAAACTTAAAGAACTCGGATTTGAATTGATGCTCCTTGATGGCAGGGCTTACCTCCCTTGGATAATTCCGCCAGAACGAAAATTATTGACAACTTCCGAACAGCACCTGATTCAATCGCTAGTTAACCAAGTTTCGTGGAGTAATTTAAGTTCGCATATATTATTTTTGCAGGATAACGAGAAGCTCCCCGGCTGGGATGCGCTTGGTTCACGTTATGCAGCGAATACTACGCAATGGTTCCCTAAAACCTATTATATTTTGACGACGTTCCAGTCGTATGGATTAACCGCATATTATGATTATTTTACTTTTAGCGGATATACTGATTTTCGGAATGTAGTCGCAATCCAAAATGGACAGGACAGTTCTGGGTATTATCTCATTTGTGCGCATTGTGATTCGTATAGTAATGTTGCTGGAAGTGGTGGACCTGCACCTGGTGCGGATGATAATGCAAGTGGAACTGCGGCAATATTAGAAATTGCACGTATCTTAAGCTCAGTGAATACAAAATATCCGATTCGATATATTGCCTTCGGTGCGGAAGAGCAGGGGATGGTCGGGAGTAATTCCTACGCGAGCACTGCCTATTATGCTGGCGATAGTATTTTCGGAGTGATTAATCTGGATATGGTTGGGTTCAATGCTTCAGACTCAACCGAAGTATATTGTATTGGGAGCACGTCTTCCGGTGATTATCAATTAGTTGAGTCTATGGCAAAGAATAATACCACTTATCATATCGGCATTGATACGGTTATAAAAATGTATGATTTTACTATCTGGCAAAGCGACCATTCTCCGTTCTGGAAGAAAGGATATCCGGCTATGTTAGCTATCGAACATTTTTGGCCTACTAATCCTTACTATCATAAAACGAGCGATACCCTAGCTACTCTCAATATTCCACTGCTAACGAAAATAACTCAACTTTCACTAGCAACCCTAGCGGAATTCGCACAAATTTTACCAACACCTACCTTGATAGAACCTACGTTCTGGCAACTTTATCCCTAA